The proteins below come from a single Mugil cephalus isolate CIBA_MC_2020 chromosome 7, CIBA_Mcephalus_1.1, whole genome shotgun sequence genomic window:
- the copb2 gene encoding coatomer subunit beta', with translation MPLRLDIKRRLTARSDRVKSVDLHPTEPWMLASLYNGSVCVWNHETQTLVKTFEVCDLPVRASKFVARKNWVITGADDMQIRVFNYNTLERVHMFEAHSDYIRCIAVHPTQPYILTSSDDMLIKLWDWDKKWSCSQVFEGHTHYVMQIVINPKDNNQFASASLDRTIKVWQLGSSSPNFTLEGHEKGVNCIDYYSGGDKPYLISGADDRQVKIWDYQNKTCVQTLEGHAQNVSCVSFHPELPIIITGSEDGTVRIWHSSTYRLESTLNYGMERVWCVCGLRGSNNVALGYDEGSIIIKVGREEPAMSMDTNGKIIWAKHSEIQQANLKAMGDAEIKDGERLPLAVKDMGSCEIYPQTIQHNPNGRFVVVCGDGEYIIYTAMALRNKSFGSAQEFVWAHDSSEYAIRESNSVVKIFKNFKEKKSFKPDFGAEGIYGGFLLGVRSVNGLAFYDWENTELIRRIEIQPKHIFWSDSGELVCIATEESFFILRYMAEKVASSQENNEGVTEDGIEDAFEVQGEIQEIVKTGLWVGDCFIYTSSVNRLNYYVGGEIVTIAHLDRTMYLLGYIPKDDRLYLGDKELNIVTYSLLVSVLEYQTAVMRRDFGMADKVLPTIPKEQRTRVAHFLEKQGFKQQALAVSTDPEHRFELALQLGELKIAYQLAVEAESEQKWKQLAELAISKCQFGLAQECLHHAQDYGGLLLLATASGNANMVGKLAEGAERDGKNNVAFMTYFLQGKLDQCLELLIRTNRLPEAAFLARTYLPSQVSRVVKLWRENLAKVNQKAAESLADPTEYENLFPGLKEAFAAEYYLRETCLGNSRPAKDYPLVTPNEDRSILEEAQGYEPKGIFIPQVSKKQDDEESTTVVEAPVAAVTPLLPEPAAPTPVQKVEETPALSEEEKEKALDDLDVDLDNMELDDIDTTDVNLDDDFLDD, from the exons ATG CCTCTGAGGCTGGACATTAAGCGGAGGCTGACAGCCAGGTCTGACCGAGTAAAGAGTGTGGACCTTCATCCAACTGAGCCATGGATGCTGGCCAGTCTGTACAACggcagtgtctgtgtgtggaacCACGAAACCCAG ACTCTGGTTAAGACTTTTGAAGTGTGCGACCTCCCTGTAAGAGCGTCCAAATTCGTAGCGAGGAAGAACTGGGTCATCACAGGAGCA GATGACATGCAGATCCGTGTCTTCAACTACAACACCTTGGAGCGGGTCCACATGTTTGAGGCCCACTCGGACTATATCCGCTGCATTGCTGTCCATCCTACCCAGCCATACATTCTCACCAGCAGCG ATGACATGTTGATCAAGCTATGGGACTGGGACAAGAAGTGGTCCTGCAGCCAGGTGTTTGAAGGTCACACTCATTATGTTATGCAGATTGTCATCAACCCCAAGGACAACAACCAGTTCGCTAGTGCCTCCCTGGACAGGACAATTAAG GTTTGGCAGCTAGGCTCTTCATCTCCCAATTTCACTTTGGAGGGTCACGAGAAAGGAGTAAATTGTATCGACTACTACAGTGGAGGGGACAAGCCTTACCTGATATCAGGTGCTGATGACCGCCAAGTCAAGATCTGGGATTACCAG AACAAGACATGTGTCCAGACTCTGGAGGGTCATGCCCAGAACGTGTCATGTGTCAGCTTCCACCCGGAGCTGCCCATCATCATCACAGGTTCAGAAGACG GTACGGTGCGTATCTGGCACTCAAGCACTTACCGCCTAGAGAGCACACTGAACTACGGCATGGAACgagtgtggtgtgtgtgcggCCTCAGGGGCTCCAACAATGTGGCACTCGGTTATGATGAAGGCAGCATCATTATCAAG GTGGGTCGGGAGGAGCCAGCCATGTCTATGGACACCAACGGCAAAATCATCTGGgccaaacacagtgaaatacagCAGGCTAACCTGAAAGCCATGGGCGATGCTGAAATCAAGGACGGAGAGAGGCTCCCGCTGGCCGTCAAAGACATGGGCAGCTGTGAGATTTACCCCCAAACCATCCAGCACAATCCCAACGGAAG GTTCGTGGTGGTGTGTGGAGATGGAGAGTATATCATCTATACTGCTATGGCCTTGAGAAACAAGAGCTTCGGCTCAGCGCAGGAGTTTGTCTGGGCTCATGACTCCTCTGA ATATGCCATCAGAGAAAGCAACAGTGTCGTCAAAATCTTCAAAAacttcaaagaaaagaaatctttCAAGCCTGACTTTGGAGCTGAAG GGATCTATGGAGGTTTCTTACTTGGTGTGAGGTCAGTGAACGGCCTGGCATTTTACGACTGGGAGAACACGGAGCTAATCCGCCGCATCGAGATCCAGCCCAAGCAT aTCTTCTGGTCAGACTCCGGTGAACTGGTCTGCATTGCTACAGAAGAGTCGTTCTTCATTCTGCGCTACATGGCAGAAAAAGTAGCTTCCTCCCAAGAAAACAATGAAGGGGTGACAGAGGATGGTATTGAAGATGCCTTTGAG GTCCAGGGAGAGATCCAGGAGATTGTGAAGACTGGACTTTGGGTTGGAGACTGCTTCATCTATACCAGCTCTGTTAACAGACTCAACTACTACGTAGGAGGAGAGATTGTCACTATTGCTCACCTGGACAG AACCATGTACCTGCTGGGTTACATCCCAAAAGATGACCGCCTCTACCTGGGAGACAAGGAGCTCAACATTGTCACCTACTCTCTGCTGGTCTCCGTTCTGGAGTACCAGACTGCCGTAATGAGGAGAGACTTTGGGATGGCTGACAAGGTGCTGCCAACTATACCTAAAGAGCAGAGGACCAGGGTGGCACATTTCCTCGAGAAACAG GGTTTCAAGCAGCAGGCCCTGGCAGTGTCCACAGACCCAGAGCACAGGTTTGAGCTGGCGTTGCAGCTGGGAGAATTGAAGATTGCCTACCAGCTGGCTGTGGAAGCAGAA TCGGAGCAGAAGTGGAAGCAGCTAGCAGAGCTGGCTATTAGCAAGTGCCAGTTCGGCCTGGCCCAGGAGTGCCTGCACCATGCCCAGGATTACGGAGGCCTGCTCCTCCTCGCCACTGCGTCCGGTAATGCCAACATGGTGGGCAAGCTGGCTGAGGGGGCAGAAAGGGACGGCAAGAACAACGTGGCCTTCATGACGTACTTCCTGCAGGGGAA ACTGGATCAGTGTTTGGAGCTTCTAATCAGGACAAACAGACTACCTGAAGCTGCCTTCCTGGCTCGCACCTACCTGCCCAGCCAGGTGTCCCGCGTGGTCAAACTGTGGAGAGAGAACCTGGCTAAGGTCAACCAGaag GCGGCCGAATCCTTAGCAGACCCTACAGAGTACGAGAATCTGTTCCCTGGGCTGAAAGAAGCCTTTGCAGCTGAATATTACCTGAGAGAGACCTGCTTGGGAAACTCCAGGCCGGCTAAGGACTATCCACTTGTTACA CCCAATGAAGACAGGAGTATTCTTGAAGAGGCCCAAGGATACGAACCCAAAGGAATCTTCATTCCTCAAGTCTCCAAG AAACAAGACGATGAAGAGTCCACCACGGTGGTAGAAGCTCCTGTTGCCGCTGTGACACCTTTACTGCCCGAACCTGCTGCTCCTACACCGGTGCAGAAAGTAGAGGAGACCCCTGCACtctcagaggaagaaaaagaaaag GCTCTGGATGACCTGGACGTGGACCTGGACAACATGGAGCTGGACGATATTGACACCACAGACGTTAACCTTGATGATGACTTCCTAGATGATTAA
- the LOC125010657 gene encoding retinol-binding protein 2-like, with the protein MPADFSGKWILETSDKFEDYLKVLNIDFATRKIAISLSQTKVVVQDGDKFNFKTLSTFRNYELAFTVGEEFDECTKGLDNRNIKCLVNWEGDKLVCTQKGEKANRGWKHWIEEDKLYLVG; encoded by the exons ATGCCCGCAGACTTCAGTGGGAAATGGATACTGGAAACCAGTGACAAGTTTGAGGATTACTTGAAAGTGTTGA ATATTGATTTTGCTACGAGGAAAATAgccatctctctgtctcagacCAAAGTGGTCGTCCAAGACGGAGACAAGTTTAATTTCAAAACACTGAGCACCTTCAGGAATTACGAGCTCGCCTTCACCGTGGGGGAGGAGTTCGATGAGTGCACCAAAGGACTAGACAACAGAAACATCAAG TGTCTGGTGAACTGGGAGGGGGACAAGCTTGTGTGCACTCAGAAAGGCGAGAAGGCCAACCGTGGTTGGAAACACTGGATCGAAGAGGACAAACTCTACCTGGTGGGTTAA
- the LOC125011212 gene encoding retinol-binding protein 1-like: MSVDLNGYWKMTSNDNFEDYMKALDVNVAIRKIANLLKPDKEITHDGDHITIKTLSTFKNYNMDFHVGKEFEEDLAGVDDRKCMTTINWEGDKLVCVQKGEIEGRGWTHWVEGDELHLELRAGGAVCKQVFKKT, encoded by the exons ATGTCAGTGGATCTGAACGGGTATTGGAAAATGACTTCCAATGATAACTTCGAGGACTACATGAAGGCTCTAG ATGTAAACGTAGCCATCAGGAAAATTGCCAACTTGCTGAAGCCTGACAAAGAAATTACTCATGACGGGGACCACATAACCATCAAGACCCTCAGCACCTTCAAAAACTACAACATGGACTTCCATGTGGGCAAGGAGTTTGAGGAGGACCTGGCCGGAGTGGATGACAGGAAATGCATG ACCACCATCAACTGGGAGGGAGACAAGCTGGTGTGTGTGCAGAAGGGAGAGATTGAAGGAAGAGGCTGGACCCACTGGGTGGAGGGAGATGAGCTTCATCTG GAGCTGAGAGCCGGAGGAGCCGTCTGCAAGCAGGTCTTCAAGAAGACCTAA
- the nmnat3 gene encoding uncharacterized protein nmnat3 isoform X3 has product MAKLALQSSNWVTVDGWESQQPDWTETVVTMRSVSPAEAPVRSRLPGHLQDPGHVAGRARGGAGRAFRPRLRQPGDAPARAGRARVGHAVPPRGQHLPREGVGAERDERHRGPEGAQTRPEREVPGPGPRDRLHSPARPLHGGQREEERGLGAEAARQTSAAAGEEFRRLRELQGTEALFTSCCGEAVLYIRPAKKHIWSKTCLPAVTYFQ; this is encoded by the exons ATGGCAAAGCTGGCGCTGCAGAGCTCCAACTGGGTCACAGTTGATGGATGGGAGAGCCAGCAGCCAGACTGGACGGAGACGGTGGTCACTATGAG ATCCGTCTCCCCAGCTGAAGCTCCTGTGCGGAGCAGACTTCCTGGACACCTTCAAGATCCCGGGCATGTGGCGGGACGAGCACGTGGAGGAGCTGGCCGGGCATTTCGGCCTCGTCTGCGTCAGCCGGGGGACGCTCCAGCCCGAGCGGGCCGTGCACGAGTCGGACACGCTGTCCCGCCACGCGGGCAACATCTTCCTCGTGAGGGAGTGGGTGCGGAACGAGACGAGCGCCACAGAGGTCCGGAGGGCGCTCAGACGAGGCCTGAGCGTGAAGTACCTGGTCCCGGACCCCGTGATAGACTACATTCACCAGCACGACCTCTACACGGAGGACAGCGAGAGGAGGAACGAGGGCTCGGTGCTGAGGCCGCTCGTCAAACAAGCGCAGCGGCCGGTGAAGAGTTTAGAAGACTGAGAGAGCTTCAGGGAACGGAAGCTCTGTTTACTTCCTGCTGTGGGGAAGCTGTTTTATACATCCGGcctgcaaagaaacacatttggTCTAAAACGTGTCTTCCAGCCGTCACTTATTTTCAGTAG
- the nmnat3 gene encoding uncharacterized protein nmnat3 isoform X1: MATCRVPLVLLACGSFNPITNQHMRLFELARDHMHSTGRYQVVGGIVSPVSDGYGKQGLVLAKHRIAMAKLALQSSNWVTVDGWESQQPDWTETVVTMRSVSPAEAPVRSRLPGHLQDPGHVAGRARGGAGRAFRPRLRQPGDAPARAGRARVGHAVPPRGQHLPREGVGAERDERHRGPEGAQTRPEREVPGPGPRDRLHSPARPLHGGQREEERGLGAEAARQTSAAAGEEFRRLRELQGTEALFTSCCGEAVLYIRPAKKHIWSKTCLPAVTYFQ; this comes from the exons ATGGCCACCTGCCGGGTTCCACTAGTCTTGTTGGCCTGTGGCTCTTTTAATCCAATCACCAACCAACACATGAGGTTGTTTGAGCTCGCCAGAGACCACATGCACAGCACAG GCCGGTACCAGGTGGTGGGTGGCATCGTGTCTCCAGTGAGTGACGGCTACGGAAAACAAGGCCTGGTACTGGCTAAGCATCGTATCGCCATGGCAAAGCTGGCGCTGCAGAGCTCCAACTGGGTCACAGTTGATGGATGGGAGAGCCAGCAGCCAGACTGGACGGAGACGGTGGTCACTATGAG ATCCGTCTCCCCAGCTGAAGCTCCTGTGCGGAGCAGACTTCCTGGACACCTTCAAGATCCCGGGCATGTGGCGGGACGAGCACGTGGAGGAGCTGGCCGGGCATTTCGGCCTCGTCTGCGTCAGCCGGGGGACGCTCCAGCCCGAGCGGGCCGTGCACGAGTCGGACACGCTGTCCCGCCACGCGGGCAACATCTTCCTCGTGAGGGAGTGGGTGCGGAACGAGACGAGCGCCACAGAGGTCCGGAGGGCGCTCAGACGAGGCCTGAGCGTGAAGTACCTGGTCCCGGACCCCGTGATAGACTACATTCACCAGCACGACCTCTACACGGAGGACAGCGAGAGGAGGAACGAGGGCTCGGTGCTGAGGCCGCTCGTCAAACAAGCGCAGCGGCCGGTGAAGAGTTTAGAAGACTGAGAGAGCTTCAGGGAACGGAAGCTCTGTTTACTTCCTGCTGTGGGGAAGCTGTTTTATACATCCGGcctgcaaagaaacacatttggTCTAAAACGTGTCTTCCAGCCGTCACTTATTTTCAGTAG
- the nmnat3 gene encoding nicotinamide/nicotinic acid mononucleotide adenylyltransferase 3 isoform X2: MATCRVPLVLLACGSFNPITNQHMRLFELARDHMHSTGRYQVVGGIVSPVSDGYGKQGLVLAKHRIAMAKLALQSSNWVTVDGWESQQPDWTETVVTMRYHYGRVLKERERSMGAQSGDTSPLSNPSPQLKLLCGADFLDTFKIPGMWRDEHVEELAGHFGLVCVSRGTLQPERAVHESDTLSRHAGNIFLVREWVRNETSATEVRRALRRGLSVKYLVPDPVIDYIHQHDLYTEDSERRNEGSVLRPLVKQAQRPVKSLED; this comes from the exons ATGGCCACCTGCCGGGTTCCACTAGTCTTGTTGGCCTGTGGCTCTTTTAATCCAATCACCAACCAACACATGAGGTTGTTTGAGCTCGCCAGAGACCACATGCACAGCACAG GCCGGTACCAGGTGGTGGGTGGCATCGTGTCTCCAGTGAGTGACGGCTACGGAAAACAAGGCCTGGTACTGGCTAAGCATCGTATCGCCATGGCAAAGCTGGCGCTGCAGAGCTCCAACTGGGTCACAGTTGATGGATGGGAGAGCCAGCAGCCAGACTGGACGGAGACGGTGGTCACTATGAG GTATCATTATGGGCGTGTTCTGAAAGAGCGTGAGAGGAGCATGGGAGCTCAGAGTGGAGACACCAGCCCCCTCTCAA ATCCGTCTCCCCAGCTGAAGCTCCTGTGCGGAGCAGACTTCCTGGACACCTTCAAGATCCCGGGCATGTGGCGGGACGAGCACGTGGAGGAGCTGGCCGGGCATTTCGGCCTCGTCTGCGTCAGCCGGGGGACGCTCCAGCCCGAGCGGGCCGTGCACGAGTCGGACACGCTGTCCCGCCACGCGGGCAACATCTTCCTCGTGAGGGAGTGGGTGCGGAACGAGACGAGCGCCACAGAGGTCCGGAGGGCGCTCAGACGAGGCCTGAGCGTGAAGTACCTGGTCCCGGACCCCGTGATAGACTACATTCACCAGCACGACCTCTACACGGAGGACAGCGAGAGGAGGAACGAGGGCTCGGTGCTGAGGCCGCTCGTCAAACAAGCGCAGCGGCCGGTGAAGAGTTTAGAAGACTGA